The bacterium genomic sequence TGACCGCACCGATCCCGAAGTCATCCGGCTTGCTGATGGACATTTTGTATACTTTGACATCGAAGGTAAAGAATACGGAATCCGTCAAATACAGCCGTGGGATAAGAAGCAGATGCTTGCGATAGCGATCATTGTCGCGAATCCCCATACTATCCTGCGTCGTCGCCTCAGGGACGCACACGATCGGTATGACCGTAAGTGCAACATTGACTTTCTGATTCAAGAACAGAAGATGGAAATTGATGTTGCGGTTTCGCAAGCCAGGGAGCTCAGTATACCTTTTTGCTTTATACGCAATGAGGATAACGAGAACCCGACAGCCACAGAGACGCTTTTTGCTTTCTGTATGCACCAAGCGCTGTGCTATAAGATATGCACATAAGAGCACACGGTAAACCGTGTGCTCCTTTTTAACTCACGGAAAAACTTAACCGAGTCAAGGCATAAGTCCAAAAAAAAGGCGGAGTATTGCTATTACCCCGCCTTTGCCCAAGCCTCTCTGAGTATTTGTTCAACGGAGTCCTGGGCACTGGTATAAATCCAGACGACCTGTGCGCCAGTTGATCCGCGCACGACGACTTTGAGGCCCACTGGAACCTTCTGGATCTTGATACTTTTCTTTCCGCCCCTTCCGGTTATCTGAGCTGGCACCA encodes the following:
- a CDS encoding DUF2103 domain-containing protein, which translates into the protein MPLRKGLLKGKKVKSKHSTFSPEAVFIIETAKKEHEITRVVPAQITGRGGKKSIKIQKVPVGLKVVVRGSTGAQVVWIYTSAQDSVEQILREAWAKAG